One stretch of Fusobacterium simiae DNA includes these proteins:
- the carR gene encoding coaggregation response regulator transcription factor CarR gives MKILVVEDEKDLNNIITKHLKKNNFSVDSVFDGEEALEYLDYGNYDLIILDIMLPKMNGYEVVKNLRANKNETAVLMLTARDGIDDKIKGLDLGADDYLIKPFDFRELLARIRAIVRRKYGNISNELQIDDLIVDTSKKSVTRAGKNIELTGKEYEVLEYLIQNKGRVLSRDKIRDSVWDYGYEGESNIIDVLIKNIRKKIDLGDSKPLIHTKRGLGYVLKEDE, from the coding sequence ATGAAAATTTTAGTAGTTGAAGATGAAAAAGACTTAAATAATATTATTACCAAACATTTAAAGAAAAATAATTTTAGTGTTGATAGTGTGTTTGATGGAGAAGAAGCACTTGAATATTTAGATTATGGAAACTATGACTTAATAATACTAGATATAATGTTACCTAAAATGAATGGCTATGAAGTTGTTAAGAATCTTAGAGCAAATAAAAATGAAACAGCAGTTCTAATGTTAACAGCAAGAGATGGAATAGATGATAAAATAAAAGGTTTAGATTTAGGAGCAGATGATTATTTAATTAAACCTTTTGATTTTAGAGAACTGTTAGCAAGAATTAGAGCTATTGTCAGAAGAAAATATGGTAATATCTCTAATGAATTACAAATAGATGATTTAATAGTTGACACTTCAAAAAAGTCTGTTACAAGAGCAGGAAAAAATATAGAGTTAACAGGAAAAGAATATGAAGTACTAGAATACTTAATTCAGAATAAAGGGCGTGTATTGAGTAGAGATAAAATTAGAGATAGTGTTTGGGATTATGGCTATGAAGGTGAATCAAATATTATAGATGTTTTGATAAAAAATATTCGTAAAAAAATAGACTTAGGTGATTCAAAGCCATTAATACATACAAAAAGAGGTTTAGGCTATGTTCTTAAAGAAGATGAGTAA